Proteins from a genomic interval of Polyodon spathula isolate WHYD16114869_AA chromosome 1, ASM1765450v1, whole genome shotgun sequence:
- the fabp2 gene encoding fatty acid-binding protein, intestinal yields the protein MTFNGTWKVDRNDNYDKFMEQMGVNLVKRKLAAHDNLKITIAQNGDNFTVNESSTFRTVEITFTLGVPFEYSLADGTEISGTWAKEGDKLVGKFSRKDNGKELLTVREIIADELVQSYHYDGVDAKRVFKRA from the exons ATGACATTCAACGGTACCTGGAAGGTTGACAGAAATGACAACTATGACAAGTTTATGGAACAGATGG GTGTCAATTTGGTGAAGAGGAAGCTGGCAGCCCATGACAACTTGAAAATCACCATTGCACAAAATGGAGACAATTTCACAGTCAATGAGTCCAGTACCTTTCGCACTGTGGAAATCACATTCACCCTCGGAGTTCCCTTCGAATATAGCCTAGCTGATGGAACTGAGATCTCT GGCACGTGGGCCAAGGAGGGAGATAAGTTAGTTGGAAAATTCAGCAGAAAAGACAATGGCAAGGAACTCCTCACTGTCCGAGAAATCATTGCTGACGAGCTTGTCCAG AGCTACCATTATGATGGAGTTGATGCCAAAAGAGTTTTCAAAAGGGCTTAG